The genomic segment TTCTGCGAGCCGTTCCCGGACACGACATGGTTGCTCCCGCCGGACTTCCCCGTGGCCAACCTGTTCGGGCTCGGTCCGCAGCCTGACCAGTCATACACGAGCCTCCTCgacaagaagaagatggtgaacGACCCGGCGAACGCGACGGCGCTGTCCGTGCCACCGTACGTGTACTTGAGCTTAGGGTACCAGCTCGTGGACAAGCTCTTCTTCTGTGGCGAGGACCAGCTCGTGCTCGCCAAGGTGAACTGGCTGCTGCTGTACAGTGACCTGTACTTCGTGCCGTCGCTGTACTCGATCGCAGAGTTCCAGAACGAGCTCCGGCGGCTGTTCCCAGCCAAGGAGAGCGTGGCTCATCTTCTTGCCCGGTACTTGCTCCACCCTACCAATTCCGTGTGGGGCTTGGTAACGAGGTACTACCACTCGTACCTGGATCAGGCGAAGcaaaggatcggcatacagaTCAGGATGTTTAACTTCGCTTCCATCCCGGCCGATGACATGTACAACCAAATCCTTGCGTGCTCCCGGCAGGAGCACATACTGCCGGAGACCGATGGtgacgaggcggcggcggcgaccggcaACCTCAGCGCGACGAACAACGGTGGTGACGAGGCGGAGGACGGCTACACGGCCATCTTGATCGCGTCTCTGTACGCCGACTACTACGAGAGGATGAGGTCGGCGTACTACGAGCACGCAGCCAGGGGAGGCGCAAGGGTGGGTGTGTTCCAGCCGACCCACGAGGAGCGGCAAGCTACGGAGAAGCTGGCGCACAATCAGAAGGCTCTCGCGGAGATCTACCTGCTCAGCTTCTCCGAAGTCCTGCTCACGTCCGGGATGTCCACGTTCGGGTACGTGAGCAGCAGCCTCGCGGGGCTGAGGCCCACGATCCTGCTCCCGGCACATGGCCATAGGGTTCCCGAGACGCCATGCCTGCAAGCCGTGTCCATGGAGCCGTGCAACCTCACGCCGGCCCGCGAGGAATGCCGGGGCAAGGCCGTGGACAAGGAGGACCTGGCCCGGCACATCAAGGTCTGCGAGGACTTTCAAGGAGGGGTTAAGTTCTTTGATTAGGCATTGTTGATTGTGTTTCGCTGCTACGAGCTTGCTGTTAGATATGTTTCATTGTTTGTGCCACGTTTGTCTAACTAGCATGGTGTCTCGCTCAATTTTGTGCAGCTAGGACAATACAACTATCATAATGTGATATTTTTGAAACACAGGGaatatttggtagagctttttttatctaaattctCTGCAGAAAATGATTTTTTGTAGAAAGTAATTCTGTGGCTGAaaatgattctctaaaataaaatatatgcagaAAGTGATTCTATGCGGGAACGAATCAGAGGAAGCTGTTTTTTCAGCTCTctagcttttagttcatttcagataatcaccTCTACAAATTTCACTTAAAAAGCTAAAaactgaaagctgctgtttgacAGAATTCTCCTAATTTCAACTAAAAAGCTGCTTTCTAAACTTGTTCGAACAGACCAGGATACTAACCAATTGTATGCTTGCTTCTCTCGTAGAAAAAGAACCCACTAAGCATAAATGTATGAAGTGACCTCTTTTCCTCGGGATTAGGGGTTAAGACTCACTCGAGGTACCAAATAACTATTTTATTATTACCTCTAACTCGGCTGGCGTTGCGTCAGTGTGCCACTCTCCACACTTCTAGCAATCTTCGTCGGATAAAACTTGTgcagagccgccgccgccatcttgATTCAGCGCCCCCTCCCTTGAGCACCACAACTTTCAAGCTGCCGCAATCGACACTGTTTGTATACGTGTGCTCTTGATCGAGCCAGAACATGGAGCTGGTTACTCTCGATAGATGCAACCCTGCATTGTTGAAATCATAACTCAATCCCAGGAGAAGATTTTGGTTAACAGCTGCCTCAAATTTTCCcgttgttgattttttttttctgaatgtGCTAAATGTAAGATAGGGATGTAATGTTCTGCAAATTTAATGAAATCCCGTTGTTGATTTTGAGGTTAGGAGAGCTGCTTGGAGGGAGCAAGCTGTGGGAGCGCTCGAAGTTTAACTCCTCCTTTGTTTGCAGATATAATAGGATCTCCTGAGGGATAAAAGATAGGGCTGTAAGAGCAACTCTAATCGGCTCTGTATCCGATTCCCTATCGTCAAATATAGCGATCGGTAAAAAAAACGTTCTCCAACCAGCTCTCCAATTGGCTCGCTATGTTTGTGCGCTCGCTATCCGCTCGGTGTGGCTCGCCACTTCCAGCCAGCGGGTCTCGCTCGCCATCTCCATTCGCTAGAGACGATGACTTGTGGACCCTGTGAACAGTACTCGAattttcctcatcatcttctctattcaaaacaatacttttctgttgctccaaaaatcctaaaactttttgtacttgttccataatttatgtgcaacccattttaactagattcacccaaaaaactgtgtataatttaaactaaaattctccaaaaaagactacttttataaattgtaacaattgttttggcctcaaataaattcccaaaaatctgagaaaattcactaatattcttcttatgtgatgcattaatttttaaaattattttcagccctaggttatatgatgaaaaagtgggTTCCTTTATAATGtcctatttatatgcatttttattattttatgtgatattattcttttaatttaatttgaattcaaataaaattcaaatatatacaaaatttagctgttgaaaatatagtcattgtaaatattttttatttataggatactaataaaatatatatatgagtgAAATTTAGAGAGCATAATTTAAGAAGTCGGCTAGAACGCGTAGAGAAATAAAGAAGAAATTTTTTAGAGAGGCTTTCTATATAAAGATATAGGAAGTGAGATTTAAGAAATTGGTTGAAGATACTCTAAGCATGGTTCATGTCATGAGAGGTAGTGTCTGCTGGCTCTGCTGGTTTGTCGACCTACTGGTTTTTCCGGGATGCTGTGCTTTTGCCCTTATCGTCGTTCAGGTGTCAGTGCAGTAGAGCCACTTTAGGTTGGTGGCGCTGGGTGTTACCTTTCTTACCTTTGCTCTccttttcctccttttcttcctgTAAATATTTGCTGAACTTCCTTCTATGATAAAATTGACAAGGTTCACGCTGTCTTTTCGAAAAAAATGAAATCCCTACCCGCAAAAAAAGTCCCTTTTCACACTGCTGATCTGCTCACCGCGAGCATGAAAATCTCTCTGTCCAACTTCCAAGCATGTCCATGTGCTCTCGCGTTTTGGATGGCCGCATGCatgcccccctctctctcactgcATGCATGCTGGCGCCTATTAAGATTATCCTaactattttttcttcatttcatttccttctaattttttgtcgttcttattctctttattttctctaatttttaatAGTATCTTTTCAAAAGaggtaaaaaggaaaaaaagagaatcacaTCTTAAAAGAAATGACCTTGAGAATCcctttatgaaaaaaattatgaagagaAATCGTTAAAGCGCtgaacgaaaaaaaaaatctctttgcGAAGAGATTCTGGATCATGAAAAGAATCCGTTTGGCATGGTCTTAAAGCATGTGCATCCATTAGCTCTTGAGTTGGGTGCTAAGGTAGTTATCTAGCATTGTCTCTATCTTAGTACTTCTACCGTATCCCTTAGCACCCTTTTTTTTGGTGCTAAAGTGATTTTAAATAATAAATTTTGTTACTAAAACGAAGCTAGCACAAGTAACAAACTTTAGCACTAGTGCTATGCATGGCGCCGAGCTTAACATCCATACCTACATTCGTTCGTCAGCACCATGCTACCTCATTTGTCTCTTCTTTAGCTTCTTCTTCGTACCGATGGGCCTTCCCGTTCCGTGCAAGCGAATCGGGAGTTCGGGGTTAACCCTGCGTCTCCCGCGGTAGGTGTCTCATGTGCCGTATGGCCGGCCGCACGTCACAAGAATCTCGCTGCTGTGCTTCTCCCTGCGGCGGCATCGGATTTCGACGCGATCATGTTTGCCGGTGCCAGGCAAGCCATGCCGCGCGAGGAAACGTAGGCTAGGCAAATTATATTGTCTTTTTCCCCTCTTGTTGGCATTGGCTTTTTGTTTGTAATAATGACAGTCATTGTAAATTATAAACATGAATAAGAGTATTTGGGGTAGTTTTTTCCGTAATAGCAGTGATGGTTAATTTATAAATAGGAACatagatattttgttttcatttttctctaattaatgtggtaatttcttAGTCAGAGCGAACGTGGAGGCTTTTTTTAACCTTCAAATAATTAGATAATAGattaagttatatatatatatatagagagagagagagagagagagagaggagagagagagagagagagagagagagagagagagatgtaaAAACAACATATGTGACTCAAGGCACAATGGTAAtacttaaataaaaattataaggTAAAAGAAAATCCTCAAATTCTCTTATCATTTGAGAGGAAAAAGGCATGTAGATTAATTAGAGCTGTGACATAGTCCTTCAAGTCATGAAACGATGATGTTTCTTTTGGAGACCTTGTGGTCAACCTATTTTACAGTTGACCTACAATATCTTTATATGCATTTAGATTTATTATTATAAGAGGTGGCATGCATAGAAGGTGGTATTTAGTAAAACTAACAGTTTGGGGATTGTAGTTATGTTCTAATATTTACATTTAGAATGCAACTATATATTCAACTAGCCCGTGCATTTGCACGGCTagttttattaaattatttGTCAATCTCTATTAAATAAAATTGgacaataatttttttgacaACAGTACTTAAAATCTACATAATATTACTTTTCTGCACTGTAAACCTTTTTTAGCATCGCGTTTGCAAATATAGAAACTTACGCAATAGGAATCATCTAGCTATCTTGCATGTGAGGTCCATCTCCTGCTTGAAATACTTGTCATCGTAGGGAACCGCAGCATGTCCTGCTACGCGTATGGGTTCCGTTTTTCAGTCACCTGCAGTATCTCAACCATGAACCATGATCCGTGGCTAGATTTTAAGTAACAGTTGAATGCTATACAAATCGAAGTGCTTTAATTTCAACtacaattgtattttttataactCTAGGTCACCAAGTTATACTCCTATTATATTACACTACTATAATCTAGTTCCAACCAAATAAGAGGTAGATCGATCCCTTCTGTTTTGGTCACTTACACGTGTTGTTATATGTACACCATCTAATGTATCACGAGATTAAGGCTGACTAATGCAAACTTTCAATACTAAAACCTACGCACTATCTAATTATTCAATGTCCTTGTACAAATATCAACGCACATTCTCATATTCTAATTATGTCATGTGGATTATTATAGTGTTTTTTCCTTCAAACAATCTATTATCATAGTGTATTGATCCCTTCTATTGTTTATATAGATATAAATAGGAACATATATATTTGGCATTTGATTAATATGGGAATTATAATGCAATTAAAAGACAGGTTTCCTCCCGAAAGCGCTCTGATTGTAGTCGAAGAGCTTGGCTTCTCATGTACCTTAATGTTGTGAAGCCATGGTATCTTGCACCGAAGGTACGGTGTCCATGCAGCTTTTCTTCACTGGATCCTGTTGATCATGCCAGAGCCAATTTGAAGAGATGATGTGTGCTTGGCTCTGCAGCGGCTTCACTTCTTCCTACGCAATATTCCCTTATTGCAATGTATTAACTCATAGGTCGTCCTCTCCGGTGTACTTCTCTCTTACTTCTGAATTTCTTGTAGCTTGGCGAAGGTAGCAGACTTTGGTTCTCCATGCTTATCGTGAATCCATCAGAATTGTTATTTATGCTCGTTGTGCACGAATTATTTGTACTGGAGATACTTCTTATTCCGGGAGTGAGTGAAACCATCTTCATGCATGCAATTTCGTCGCGGCGGTTTAATTTGCTCACAGCACCGTATACAGTGTGTTGCATAAGCTGCATGCATGTGTGTTGAAGTCTTCAATTCTGTGAATCGAGTAACTTGATATGTGTCCTGCAACGGGGGTTACGAACATCTTGTGGATCATCCGTCGTGTTTCTTGATCATAAAGGGACATCCCTCGCTGAATGGCAGACTCAGATCACGCTGTAATGAGTGCGAGCAAGGTTCTGGAGAAAAATTAGTGGTATCCCGCAATCTCGGTTGCCTCAGTTCTCATGGCGGCGACCTTTATCTTGCAGTCTTGTCGTGTTCTTGCCTCTTGGATCGTGATTGTTCTGGCAAAATAGTCCTCAAGTTGCCGTGCATTCCATCATTTCCTGAGAAAAGAAAGCACATCTTTCCAAAACGTTAGCGCTTAAAAATTTCACAGTAGCGTACCTTTGTTATATCCGTGCCTCAGCGGATGAGAATTCAGGGCAATTCTCCAAGATAATTGGCAGTGCAGGCCGGGATCAAGATCTTGACGGCAGCGGTCGGCATAGCATGCTTGCCGAAGTTGCCGTTGTCGGTGCAGCGTCGAGCGGACTCACCTGTTTCAGTAAGCGCAGTACAAAAAAAAGGGTATATGCAATATATAATAATAGGGTTAGCTTGAAAAATTAGGTACAAGGTTTGAGTTGCTAATCCCTGGCAACAGTATAGAAAAGCTTGTTGACGCTAGTTATGTGCACAATATAAATATCGCAAATGCACGAGTTAATTGTAGCCTTCCACCCAGAGTATTGTAAGGTTATTATATCCATAAGGATCAGCAAGCAAACTATAGAGTTTTCTACATAACCTAACATGATAATCCTATGTGTTAAGCACAATTGCATATGTGATTGCCATTGATTGCTGTAAGTAAAGGACCAAAGAATAGATATGTGTTAAGTACTATCTCAGTAGCAATTAATTAGGGTTCAAGCATAAAGATGGCCTAAGCATAGAATATGATCAGCCTACTTAAATTggtggatcactctttgattaTTGCATAATATTCCTGATTCTCCCCTCGCGAGGGTGTTACGTAGAAAGGGTTCATATCTTAGATTTTCGTATGAATGCTACATTGAAGGTACCTTATGTTGATGCTAGTTACGCGTACAAAATAAATATCGCATAAGCGCACGGGTCAATTGTAGCCTTTCACCTAGAGTATTCCGAGGTTATCGTATCTATAAGAATCAACAAGCAAACCATGGGGTTTTCTACACAATCTAGCAAGTTAATCCTATGCGTTAAGCGCAATTGCATATGTGGTTGTTGTTGATTGCTTTAAGAAATCTTAAAGAACCAAAGAACTAAAGAACGGGTAGATCTCAAGCCTTAGCTAGATAAGCATTAAGTACTATCTCAGTAGCAAATAGTTAGGATTCAAGCATAAAGATCGCAAGAATATTATATGATCAGCCCTATTTACATCCGTTGATCTCCCTTTGGTTGTTGCCTAATCATCCGACTTTTCATCCTTGCTAGGCTGTCACTAGAAAGTCTAGTTAGCTATCGGTTTTCATACGACATACAATCGTTGAAGGTACTTTATCAATGCGCATCTAATTATATGCTAATTCGACCAATAGATCTAATCACCATGATTACATTTACCAGCTAATTATCTAAGATGCCTTAGATGaataattaagcataagcatATAACAGGACCCAAAGAGACTATAGGATGGCAGATCAAATATATAAAAGCTTAATGACTCTTTGTAAAGTATAAGATACAATCATCATCGTGGCATACCTTGATGGTAGCAGTTTTAGCTCTGACCCCGTCTAATTAGAGCCTTGCGGTCTAATTAGACCACAAAAACTAGTCTTACTAATGCTAAATATGGAGGCATCTCACCGTGATTAGTTGTAGACTTGGGTCTTTCGATGGTTGGAACATGCAGGGGGGCATCTATATATAGTCCTGTAAGTCGGTGGCCATGAAATGGACAAAACCAGGATTGTGGTCAGTACCCTAGCTTGTGCCACATGACACTACCTAGGATTCATCATGGCGGCTATGATTTTCTCGCAGGTCGGTTCCCCCACCTTCTAGAAGATGTCCAGAGGTTGTTTGGTGGCCCCAATGTGCGTAGATTTCTCGGTATGGACTCTTCAAGATATGACCAAATCTTTGGTGATATGGATTCCATCTTTAGTGGCTTTGTTCCATCTTTGGGGTTGTCAATGATAGCTTCTAGAAGTCTTGATCAATGGGAAAGTCCCTGGCCTCTGGAAGGGCCGAAAGGGGGACAAACCCTAgtgtgccacgtggcaccatggGTTGTGCCGTGCGGCACCACTAGGTTGTGGGCCTATGTTAACCCACTTCCTGGTGGTTGAATGCCTATCTTCTCATGAAGTCCACTTGTGCTTGATTTTGTCGTCACTTCTGCTAATATCTGCAAATCATAACAATATGACACTTTACACGAATACCGTCAAGGTTAGCATTAATAATCAATAATAATGACATataattattaatatattaagagaatatgatgttgaaAGATGTCAATAATTAGCGTCAACACCTTATCAACATGCACCTATATTATCATGCTATGTCAACTAATTGATCTAATCACCATGATTACATCTATCGACTAGTTGTCTAAGGCACCCTAGACGAAGGATAAAGAGCATGCCTAAACTAGTCTAAACTAGTCTAGGTAACTAATGCTAAACATGGAAGCATTTCGCCGAGATTAGCTCTAGACTTGGATCTTTCGATGGCAGGAATGTGTAGAGGGTCATCTATATATAGTCCTGGAAATTGGCAGCCATGAAATAGCCAATTTGGCAAATGTGCCATGCGGCACCATGCCTTGTGTTGCACGACACCAACTCTGTTTTGTCGTGGCCGCTTCGGTTTTGTTGTAGCCGGTTTCCTCTCTTTCTAGAAGATGTCCAGGGGCTATTCGGTGGCCCTAATGCATGTAGATTTATCGATATGGACTCCTCAAGTTATCTCCAAATCTCTGGCGATATGGATTCAATATTTAGTGGTTTTGTTCCATGTTTTGGGTTATTGGTGGTAGCTTCTGGAAGTCTTGATCGATGGGAAAGTCATTGGCCTATGGAAGGGCTGAAGGGGGGTCAAGCCCTAGGGTGCCACATGGCACAACGGGTTATGTCATGTGGTGCCACTAGGTTGTGGGCCCATGTTAGCCCACTTCTTGGTGGTTGAACGCTTGTCTTCTCCAGAAGTCCATTTGTGCCTGATTTTCTCATCTTTTCTGTTAATATACGCAAATCATAATAATACAACACTATGAACGAACACAATCAAAGTTAgcattaataataaaataataatgatagaTAATGATTAATATATTAAGAGAATGTGATGCTAAATGATTTCAATAATGAGTGTCAGCAATATTAAAGTCTACCCTATTAATATTGGGTGAGTTTCTTGACTACAAGTGTTTGCCATAGGAATTCTAATCCACCTCATATTTTGTTTAAAAGAGAAGCCATAATTGTGCTTCGACCTGTTTCCATGAGAGCTATGCAGCGCCGAGATGGATGTCCTCACACTACTACACAAATGCTCATATGAGACTCTTTGTCTCTCATGGTTCATTTGGAACCGTGTGAGAAAAAGTATCCTTCACAGTTCCAGCCTAGAACCATGAGAGAGAACGGAAAACTAAACAACTGCGAGAGACATGACCTATCTCCTACCACTACAACAGAACATGTCACCCGAATCGAGTTATCAGTGCTGGGTAGGCTATTACCGACACTGGTGAAGTACCAGTGCTAATCGTAACTTCCTGTGCTCGATCAATGATCGAGTCGagttgaaccagcactgatactcagtattagTGCCGACTCAAAGTAtaaatcggtactgatagtatcagtgccggtttataaTTCGAACTAGCATTGATACAATCTTCAAACCTGAAATTTAGTATAGTCTAATTTTAGCTCATGCGTCAGGTCCGGCCTCCTCcttatctctttctctctcccttgtCTCTTCATGCCCGCATAACCGCActcaccggcctcctcctcccatccTCCCTCAtcggcctctctctcccctcaccagccttcctccctctcctgcctctctctcccctcaccgatctctctctcccctcaccaccctctctctctttcctcatTAGCCTCCCTCACCGGAAGGGAAGAAAAGCAAAAGCGGGAAAACCATGGTTCTTGGTTCATCAACATCTGGTGATACCTGAGCGCCGCTATGTAAGGAACcttccagataatattctaattaatcaccagaagggtcattatttataatcacaacctcaatgattaaccagaatatcatcccggtagccCCAACATGTTGTTTGCGCCCAatatcagaacacatgccttttcaacatatacatcacaacaaaacttaagaaagagtaaataataaaattatattacaagttcttaagcatgcaataagttattacaatttacagtaaaagagagctaggaggagactaagaCCAGCTCagctcctaaccaacaaaagaaactaagtagcggaagactaaaactatataataaaaggaggatggagccatatgctcttatactctatcacaaaagcacgccaaCAGAGTAAGATATACTACTCATATCCGCCATCACCCTCGGCAGGCGTGAAATAGCCAAAAACTAACTCCTCCtcgccggtagcacctgaaataacagcgtgagtacgaaggtactcgcaagacttataaatagcccgactaggattatgcatttggatattagcaaaaaaaggccacatggttaagtaaacttcagatacgaaagcaaatttgacataaacatgtgtgagcatctatactagaccaaagtaacaaaatagcccataaacatcaactgaataTAACGCAAATGGAACcatagtagtaacatctataatgaaccatctcaaccataccaaaaccacattcgtaactctacgattgctgcaaatggacaaaagcatgctcatgaccgagagcgcggtattttAAAATGtctttacaccctgtaggggtactcctttacctacacgacttgatgaccatacggcttgcatgaccacatagaTCCATACAAGGAGTActtatgtcaaccttttccaacaagccccgaccatttgaacatgcgCCGATAGGTGCGGGATTATCCAGAATCACTCCTAGAGCAAACTGGATATCCCAATCGGCCTCATGCCCGACACCATTGACCCGTATGCTAAAAAACtatagctacaaaggtaatcggcttatcgttcccatatgcaACATATAGTGagcacgaaaagtgctaaagccaactgcaacaatgataggtgcttaaacgatgcaagcagtctacggtgtccgggttcctctcccgacctacccaggggaactccacatctgggtaagacaaacacccctaacactgcccacatctcttctcatcctcaccgctcatccaaccaacatcatcaacccatcattgtgatcaatgtgcaagtaattaaagcctatgctcgcgaacgatgaaacattccaccgctcgacttctaccgaggacctaagcacttgctaagcatcacgaataacattttaagttagataacacCATATTAAACCCAGGCTATAAGGATACGAATCAACAATTAATTAAGACaagag from the Phragmites australis chromosome 19, lpPhrAust1.1, whole genome shotgun sequence genome contains:
- the LOC133900584 gene encoding galactoside 2-alpha-L-fucosyltransferase-like codes for the protein MEMSGAGGVPKLDDPAEEPWPAATACMTRREKERWRRVLIIVCLVLLVFFLLRLESPSMVWQSARAKLTAMHGGGFMNASHAGATKADELLGGLLAPGFSRRSCLSRYQSHQYYKHFPYAPSSYLLHKLRSYEARHKKCAPGTPLYAKSVEQLRSGRSAEAMECNYLVWLPFDGLGNRMLSMVSGFLYALLTDRVLLVALPQDSSDLFCEPFPDTTWLLPPDFPVANLFGLGPQPDQSYTSLLDKKKMVNDPANATALSVPPYVYLSLGYQLVDKLFFCGEDQLVLAKVNWLLLYSDLYFVPSLYSIAEFQNELRRLFPAKESVAHLLARYLLHPTNSVWGLVTRYYHSYLDQAKQRIGIQIRMFNFASIPADDMYNQILACSRQEHILPETDGDEAAAATGNLSATNNGGDEAEDGYTAILIASLYADYYERMRSAYYEHAARGGARVGVFQPTHEERQATEKLAHNQKALAEIYLLSFSEVLLTSGMSTFGYVSSSLAGLRPTILLPAHGHRVPETPCLQAVSMEPCNLTPAREECRGKAVDKEDLARHIKVCEDFQGGVKFFD